CAGGTAGATGCAGGTGCCGTCCAGGTTGAAGGAGTAGCCCATGGGCAGGGTAAGGCCCACTACGGACTTGTCGCAGCCGGCATTTTCCAGCTTCGCCAGCATGCGCGGCAGGGCGGATTCGGACGAGGACGTGCCGAGCACCAGCAGGAGCTCTTCCTTGATGTACCGAAGGTACTTCATCAGGCTGAAGCCTGCCCATCTGGCCACGATCCACAGGACGACGAAGATGAAGATGATGCAGGTCGTGTAGACCCCGGCCATCAGGGCTAGCAGTTGCTTGAGGGTGCCTGCCCCGTGTGCGCCAACCACGTACGCCATGGCGCCAAATGCACCGAACGGCGCGAAGTACATGATGTAATGGACGACCTTGAACAGGCCCTTGGAAAACTGGTCGATCCACTGCACCACCACCGTCACCTTCGACCCCAGCGAGGCCATGGCCAGGCCGAAGGGAATGGAGAAGAACAGCACCTGCAGGATTTCACCCTTGGCAAACGCATCCACCACCGAGTGGGGGATGATGTTCATCATGAAATCCACGGTGGACATCTTCTTGGCGGCACCGGCGTACGTGGCCACCTTGGATGCGTCCAGCGAGGCCACGTCCAGGTTCATGCCCACGCCCGGCTTGTACACGTTCACGACGACCAGGCCGATGGTCAGCGCAAGCAGCGTCATGGTCCAGAAGTAGAGCATGGTCTTCAGGCCCACGCGGCCCACCTTGCCCATGTCGCCCATCTTGGCGATGCCGACGACCACGGTGCAGAAGATGATGGGCGCGATGATCATTTTCACCATGCGGATGAAGGCATCGCCCAGCGGCTTCATCGTCCTGGCGGTTTCGGGCTGCACGATGCCGAACAGGATGCCGGTGACAATGGCGAAGATGACCCAGAAGTAGAGCGACTTGTATATCTTTCTCTTTCCAAACATGCTCAGGCCCTCACCTGGTTGATGGTTATCATTGCTGACCACCATGGCCGGACGGCGGAATCAGGCAGCGGGATGCGGGCGCGTGTCGCGCCGCTGTCGCAGTATTCGATGCCGGGCTGCGCGGACCGCCGCTGGCGCACTCCCGGTCGCCACGGGACGGCCGGGAGTTGCATTGCATTTGCGGCTATTCGTAGCTTTGGACAAAGGCGTTGATCCGCGCGCGTGATGTGGCGACACGTTCGCGCAGGCTGATCTTGTAGGCTTCCAGGTCGGCGATGGGGGTCCTGGCCACACCGGTTTCCATGGCCGCCTTGGCCACGGCCGGGGTTTCCCATTCCAGCACGCGGGGGTCCAGGGGCTTGGGAATGATGTAGTCGCGCCCGAAGGTCATCTCCTTCACGCCGTACATGTCGCAAATGGCCGTGGGCACGGGCTCCTTGGCCAGGGCGGCCAGGGCCTTCGCGGCGGCGATCTTCATGGCTTCGTTGATTTCCGTGGCCTGCACGTCGAGCGCGCCGCGGAAGATGTAGGGGAAGCCCGACACGTTGTTGACCTGGTTGGGGAAGTCGGTGCGGCCGGTGCCCATGATGCAGTTGGGGTTGGCCGCCTTGGCGTCGACATACGTGATTTCCGGGTCCGGGTTGGCCATGGCGAAGATGATGGGGTTCGGGGACATGGACCGGACCATGTCCTGGCTGACCAGGTCCTTCTTGGACAGGCCCAGGAAGATGTCCGCGCCCTTCATGCATTCCTGAAGGGTGGCGGGCTTGTCCTGCGCGAATTCGGCCTTGTACTTGTTCACGCCGTCGCGGCCCTTGTAGATGAGCCCCCTGGAGTCGAACATGTGGATGTTCCTGGGGTCGATGCCGATGGACGCATAGAACTTGGAGCAGGCAATGCCCGCCGCGCCGGCGCCCACGACCACCACCTTCATGTCTTCCAGGCGCCGGTTGAGGATTTCGGCCGCGTTGATCAGCCCGGCGCCGGAAATGACGGCGGTGCCGTGCTGGTCGTCATGAAACACCGGGATGTTCATCTCCGCCTTCAGGCGTTCTTCGATGTGGAAGCATTCCGGCGCCTTGATGTCCTCAAGGTTGATCCCGCCAAAGGTGGGTTCCAGGGCCTTGACGATTTCGCACAGCTTGTCCGGGTCGTTGCAGTCGAGATTGATGTCGTAGACGTCGATGTCCGTGAAGGTCTTGAACAGCACGCCCTTGCCTTCCATCACCGGCTTGCCGGCCAGGGGGCCGATGTTGCCAAGGCCGAGCACGGCGGTGCCGTTGGAAACCACGGCCACCAGGTTGGACCGCCCGGTGTACTGTGCCGCCATGGCCGGGTCCGCCGCGATGGCCTTGCAGGCCTCGGCCACGCCCGGCGAATAGGCCATGGAAAGGTCCTTCTGGTTGTTGCAGGGCTTGATGGGCACCACCTCGACCTTCCCGCGGCGGGGAAACTGGTGATAGTTGAGGGCTTCTTCCTTGGTGAACAGCGCCATGTCGATTCCTCCCTGGCAGCGGGGTGGTTAGGGTTCGTACCTGGGCTTGGCGTAGAGTTCCGCGCCGTGGGCGTCGTTGACGACCAGCAGGGGAAAGTCCTTGACCGTCAGCTTGCGGATGGCCTCTGGGCCAAGTTCCGGGTAGGCGATGACTTCCGACGCGGTGATGCGCTGGGAGAGCAGGGCACCCGCGCCGCCGGTGGCGCCGAAGTACACGCCCTTGTGCTCTTGCAGTGCGTCGCGCACCTCCTGGCTCCGCTTGCCCTTGCCGATGCTGGCCTTGACGCCGAGGGCATGCAGGCGGGGGGCGTAGCTGTCCATGCGGCCGCTGGTGGTGGGACCGGCGGAGCCGATGGCGCAGCCGGGCGGGGCCGGGGCCGGACCGACGTAGTAGATGATCGCGCCCTGCAGTTCGAAGGGCAGGCGTTCCTCGTTGTCCAGCGCCTCCATCAGCTTCCTGTGGGCCGCGTCGCGGGCGGTGTAGATGGTGCCGGTCAGGTAGACGACGTCCCCCGCGCGCAGCGGGACCACGTCTTCGTCCCCGAGGGGGGTGGTGAGGTTGTACGTGGCCATCAGAACACGACCTCCTTGGTGCGGGATGAGTGGCACTGCACGTTGACGGCAACGGGCAGGCTGGCGATGTGGCAGGGGTGCATCTCTACCTTCACGTCCAGGCTGGTGGTCTTGCCGCCAAGCCCCATGGGGCCGATGCCCAGGTCGTTGATGGCCGCGAGCAGCTCGGTTTCCATGGCGGCCACTTCCGGGTCGGCGTTGCGCACGCCGATGGGCCGGAAAAGGGCCTTCTTGGCCAGGGTGGGGGCCAGGTCGAAGGTGCCGCCAATACCCACGCCCACCACGGTGGGGGGGCAGGGGTTGGGACCGGCCTCGGCCATGGTGCGCACCACGAAGTCACGAATGCCGGCCCAGCCCTGGGCGGGCTTCAGCATGGCCACGCGCGACATGTTCTCCGAGCCGCCCCCCTTGGCCATGAAGCGGATCCTCAGGGCATCGCCGGGCACCACGTGGGCGTGGATGATGGGCGGGGTGTTGTCGCCGGTGTTCTTGCGCGTCAGGGGGTGGCACATGGACTTGCGCAGGTACCCCTTGTCGTAGGCCTCGACCATGGCGTCGCTGAGCACCTGTTCCAGGCTCCCGCCCTCGATCTTCACGTCCTCGCCGTAGTCCACGAAGAACACGGCGGACCCGGTGTCCTGGCACAGGGCCAGTTGGGTGTTGCGGGCAAGGTCGGCATTTTCGATGAGTTGGGCCATGACCTCCTTGGCCGAGGCGGATTCTTCCTCCGCGTGGGCCTTGGTGAAGGCGGCGTAGACGTCGTCCGACAACAGTCGGCAGGCGTCCATGATCATGTCCCGGACCGCTTCGTGGATGGCCTTGGCGCTAATGCTTTTCATGGCAGCATCCCTTGTGCCCTTTGTGTTGGAGAGCGGCCATGACGGCCTTGGGCAGGATGCCCTTGACCGAATGCAGCGCCAGCATGCGGCGCATGATGCCCAGTTGGTCCTGCAAGGGAAGGTGCTTGGGGCAGACGTCCTGGCAGCCCAGCAGCGCCATGCAGCCGAACACGCCCTGGTCGTTGCCGATGACGTCGTAGTAGGCGTCGTCGGAACGCAGGTCGCGCGGGTCCATGGCAAAGCGGGCGATACGCGCGATGGACGCGGCCCCCAGGAAGTCCTCGCGCATGCGGGCCGTGCCGCAGGCGGCGATGCAGCAGCCGCATTCGATGCAGCGGTCCAGTTCGAAGATTTCCTCGGCCAGGGCGTTTTCCATCCGCACTTCTTCCGCCGCCGGGTCGAAGGCGGCGTCATTGCCGTGCACCCAGGCCTCTATCCTGGTGCCCACGTCGCGGAACCACGTGCCCGTATCCACGGACAGGTCGCCCAGCAGCTTGAAGACCGGCAGGGGGTGCAAGGTGATTTCGGCGGGCAGGTCCTTGGTCTGGGTGTGGCAGGCAAGGCCGGGGCGGCCGTTGATGACCATGCCGCACGACCCGCAGATGCCGGCCCGGCAGCAGAAGTCGAACTTCAGCGAGGGGTCCATCTCGTCGCGGATCTGGGTAAGGGCGATGAACAGGGTCATGGAGTCGTACTCGTTGATGTGGAACGACTGCATGTGCGGACGGGAATCCGGATCCAGCGGGTTGTACCGGAATATCTTGATGTGCAGCTTGCGGTTCATCTGTTTTCCTCCCCTAGCCCTTGCTCTTGGCCTTGTTCAGATTGTCGATGGCGTCCTGAGGAATGCCGAAGCGCGCCTCGGGCAGCTCGTTGGGAATGATCTTGCCGCCGCCGTAGCCGCGTTCGCCGGGGGGAATCTCGTAGTACGGGGAGGCATCCTCGTATTCGAGGGTGGGCAGATGGTCGCCTTCCTTCCAGTAGGCCAGGGTGCGCTTCAGCCATTCCCGGTCGTTGCGTTCGGGAAAGTCCTCGCGCGTGTGCGCCCCGCGCGATTCGGTGCGCATCAGGGCGCCGTAGGCCGTGCACTGGGACAGCTTGATCATGCCCCGCATGCGCAGGGCCGTGGACATTTCGGGGTTGAAGCCGCGGGGGTTTGTCTGCAGGGCGATGCCCCCGGCGCGTTCGTGCAGTTCGGCCAGCTTGTCCACGGCTTTCTGCAGGTCCGCGCCGTTACGGAAGATGCCCACATAGTCCATCATCACCGAATGCATCTCGTCGCGCAGCTTGAGGGCGCTTTCCTTGCCCTTGCGGCCGGTGACGATGTCCTTGATGCGCTCCTCGAGCGTCCGGCGGGCGTCGTTCATGGCCACCATGGAGAAGGTGGCCGTGCTGCCCTTGAGGTACTTGACGATCTGCTTGCCCACGTAGCGCCCGGCCACCACGGTTTCGGCCAGCGAATTGCCGCCCAGGCGGTTGAAGCCGTGCATGTCCCAGCAGGCGGCCTCGCCCGCGGAGTACAGGCCCTTCAGCCCGTAGGCGGCGCCGTCGCGGTTGGTGCGGATGCCGCCCATGGAATAGTGCTGGGTGGGGCGCACGGGGATGAGCTGCTCGATGGGGTTCACCCCCAGGAAGTTCATGCAGATGTCGTAGACTTCGCGCAGCTTGTGGGTGATGTGGTGGACGCCGAGGTGCCGGATGTCGAGCCACAGGTGGTCGCCATAGGGGGACTTGACCCCCAGGCCCTTGCGCATGTGCTCGGTCATGCGGCGCGAAACCACGTCGCGCGAGGCGAGTTCGGCCTTTTCCGGCTCGTAGTCGGGCATGAAGCGGTATTCGTTGACGTCCAGCAGGGTGCCGCCGTCGCCCCGGCAGCCTTCGGTCACCAGGATGTCCGTGGGCACGGTGCCCGTGGGGTGGAACTGCACGGCCTCCATGTTGCCCATGGGCACGATGCCCGTGTCCAGGGCGCAGATCTGGCCGCCGCCGTCACAGATGACCGCGTTGGTGGTGGCGCTGTAGCAGCGGCCGTACCCGCCCGTGGCGATGAGGGTGGCGGTGGCGAAGTAGGCGCGCAGTTCGCCGGTGCGCAGGCAGCGGGCGATGCACCCCATGCACTGCTCGCCGTCGTGGATCAGCACTTCCGCCTGGGTGCGGTCATGGATGGTCACGCCGTACTGCAGGCACTTGCTGTCCAGGGTGTTCAGGACGGAACGGCCCGTGCCGTCGGCGGTGTAGCAGGTGCGCCACTTGGCTGTGCCGCCGAAGGCGCGGGCGTGGATGAGCCCGTGCTTTTCGCGCTTTTCTTCGGCCTCGAAGGGCTTGCCGCCCTTGTAGTAGGTGTGCATGCCCGCTTCCACGCGGTTCCACGGCACGCCCCAGTGGGCCACTTCGCGCATGACGATGGGCGCGGTGTCCGCGAATATCCTGGCCACTTCCTGGTCGCAGCCCCAGTCCGAACCCTTGACCGTGTCCAGAAAGTGGACGTCCGGGCAGTCGCCATCGCCCATGATGGCGTTGCCCAGCGCGGCCTGCATGCCGCCCTGGGCGGCGGACGAGTGGGAGCGGCGTGGCGGAACGATGGACAGGCAGATGGTGCTGAAGCCCGCCATGGCGGCCTCCACGGCCACGCGTTCACCGGCCAGGCCGGCACCGATGCACAGTACGTCAGTGTAGAAGATCTGCATGGTGTTCCTCGTGCTTAGATGCTCAGCCAGTAGAGCCGGGCAAGGGTAAGCAGGCCGATGGCGACGAACCCGCCCATCATCACGACCTCGGCCCGCTGGTACCAGGCGCGGCGCGCGCTGGAGATGAAGCCGTACTTGATGCCGATACGGTAGAAGCCGATGCCGACGTGCATCTCGGCCATGGGCAGCAGGACCAGGTACAGGGGCAGCCAGGTGCCGCCCTGGACGCGCGCCGCGCTCTTGGCGGCGGATATGGGCAGGTCGGAAAGCACGGTGAAGACGTGCACGGAGGCAAGGACCAGGATGATGATGGCGCTGACCACCTGCACGAGCCACAGGGTGGTGTCCTTGTGGTGCAGCATCCTGCTGTGCGTCACGAAGGCCTTCCACTCGCCCTGTTCGAAGGGCATCTTCCGCGCGGCAAGGATGAAGTGGACGACCATGATGACGAAGATGGCCGGGCCGCCGATCTGTGCCATGTAGGTGGCCTCGAAGAAGTGGGCCAGGGCGTTCATGATGTCGGGGCTCAGGACCACGCTGGAAACCAGCAGCAGGTGGGCCCACAGGAAGAGGATGAGCAGCGCGCCGGACGCCACCATGACGAAGTCCAGTCGGCCGGCGATCTTGCTTTGATCCGGAACGTGCAGGGTAATCGCGCTCAAGTTCATGGCAATGGCTCCTCGGATACGATCATTTCGTTTGTTCGCGCATGGTGCTCCGGTCTGTTGTTCATCTGCCGGAACCGGAAGGGATGGACCGGACAGCCGTACCTCCTCGTGTTCCCTTTTCCCGTCTGGCCGGATGCGGGGCGCGAACCGTGTCGCCACCCCCACAGCATGGGGCGTACCAAAAATGATGTCTGGAAATACTCTTGAATAACAGTATATTGCGGATGGTGATGGCGGCAGCGCAACGAGCTTTCCTGCCGGACAGGACGGAACATTCCTGTCGGATGGGAGAGTGCTGCCCCAAAAAAAAGGCGCGGCAGAATGCCGCGCCGTGAAGGGACCTGTGGATGGGGCTAGTGGGTGGTGATGCCGTACTTCTTGAGCAGCGCGTATAGGCGTGACTGCGAAAGGCCCGAAAGCCTGATGACCTCCCGGATGTTGCCGTTGGTGGCTGTCATCAGGTTCTGGAGGTAGCGGCTTTCGGCCCTGGCCAGAACCGCGTCCCTGTATTCCTGCAGGGGTTGCGAGGGGGTGACGTCGCCAGCGCCGCCGTTGGCGTCTTCTGGCGTCTTGGCGGCGGAATGCGCCGGCCCCGCGATCCTGGCCCTGGCCACCTTGGCCCGCAGGCCGGGCGGCAGGTGCTGGGGAAAGAGGTACTGGTCGAGCTTCGCGGCCGTGAAGGCGTGCTCCAGGGTATGGATGAGTTCCCGGACGTTGCCCGGCCATTCGTAGGCGCCCAGCGTTTCCAGAAAGTCCGTGCTGCACGTCTTGGGTGCCGCTCCCGCCCGCGCGCACATGGCTTCGAGGAAGTGTTCGGTCAGCAGCCGGATGTCTCCGGCGCGTTCGCGCAGCGGGGGAAGGTGGATGTGCGCGGCGCGCAGGCGGTAGAGCAGGTCCGACCTGAAGGTGCCTGCCACGGTCATGTCGTCGAGGTTGCGGTTGGTGGCCGCCACCAACCGGAAATCGACGCTGCGCTCTTCCCTGTCCCCCAGCGAACGGACGCTGCGCTCCTGCAGGACGCGCAGGAAGTTCTTTTGCACGGTGGGGGGCAGTTCGCCGACCTCGTCAAGGAACAGGGTGCCGCCGTTGGCTTGCAGGATGAGGCCGAGCTGGTCCTTTTCCGCCCCGGTGAAGGCCCCCTTGCGGTGGCCGAACAGGATGGACTGGGCGATGCTTTCGGGCAGGGTGGCACAGTCCACGGTCACGAAGGGGCCGTCCGAGCGCCCGCTGTTCTGGTGGAGGGCATGGGCGAAGAGTTCCTTGCCGGTGCCGGTTTCTCCGGTGATCAGCACGTTGGAGTCCGCCCCGGCGAACTGGGCCACCGCGTCCAGAACCCGTGTGAGGGCGGGACTTTCGCCGATGATCCTGTCCCGGCTCAGCACGGACCACAGCGTGTTGCCGCCCTCCTTGCTGCGC
This DNA window, taken from Nitratidesulfovibrio sp., encodes the following:
- a CDS encoding succinate dehydrogenase/fumarate reductase cytochrome b subunit → MNLSAITLHVPDQSKIAGRLDFVMVASGALLILFLWAHLLLVSSVVLSPDIMNALAHFFEATYMAQIGGPAIFVIMVVHFILAARKMPFEQGEWKAFVTHSRMLHHKDTTLWLVQVVSAIIILVLASVHVFTVLSDLPISAAKSAARVQGGTWLPLYLVLLPMAEMHVGIGFYRIGIKYGFISSARRAWYQRAEVVMMGGFVAIGLLTLARLYWLSI
- a CDS encoding fumarate reductase flavoprotein subunit, coding for MQIFYTDVLCIGAGLAGERVAVEAAMAGFSTICLSIVPPRRSHSSAAQGGMQAALGNAIMGDGDCPDVHFLDTVKGSDWGCDQEVARIFADTAPIVMREVAHWGVPWNRVEAGMHTYYKGGKPFEAEEKREKHGLIHARAFGGTAKWRTCYTADGTGRSVLNTLDSKCLQYGVTIHDRTQAEVLIHDGEQCMGCIARCLRTGELRAYFATATLIATGGYGRCYSATTNAVICDGGGQICALDTGIVPMGNMEAVQFHPTGTVPTDILVTEGCRGDGGTLLDVNEYRFMPDYEPEKAELASRDVVSRRMTEHMRKGLGVKSPYGDHLWLDIRHLGVHHITHKLREVYDICMNFLGVNPIEQLIPVRPTQHYSMGGIRTNRDGAAYGLKGLYSAGEAACWDMHGFNRLGGNSLAETVVAGRYVGKQIVKYLKGSTATFSMVAMNDARRTLEERIKDIVTGRKGKESALKLRDEMHSVMMDYVGIFRNGADLQKAVDKLAELHERAGGIALQTNPRGFNPEMSTALRMRGMIKLSQCTAYGALMRTESRGAHTREDFPERNDREWLKRTLAYWKEGDHLPTLEYEDASPYYEIPPGERGYGGGKIIPNELPEARFGIPQDAIDNLNKAKSKG
- a CDS encoding dicarboxylate/amino acid:cation symporter, whose translation is MFGKRKIYKSLYFWVIFAIVTGILFGIVQPETARTMKPLGDAFIRMVKMIIAPIIFCTVVVGIAKMGDMGKVGRVGLKTMLYFWTMTLLALTIGLVVVNVYKPGVGMNLDVASLDASKVATYAGAAKKMSTVDFMMNIIPHSVVDAFAKGEILQVLFFSIPFGLAMASLGSKVTVVVQWIDQFSKGLFKVVHYIMYFAPFGAFGAMAYVVGAHGAGTLKQLLALMAGVYTTCIIFIFVVLWIVARWAGFSLMKYLRYIKEELLLVLGTSSSESALPRMLAKLENAGCDKSVVGLTLPMGYSFNLDGTCIYLTMAFVFLAQATNTPLDLGAQLYVLFILLLTSKGAAAVTGGGFITLAATMQSLETVPIAALAILLGVDRFMSEARAITNLIGNGVATIVVSKWEGALDVHRLHAVLDCPSDVAADNPEELIVEDASLKELAQACEVAK
- a CDS encoding sigma-54 dependent transcriptional regulator, whose translation is MPRILIIDDDESICHVLSRTVKRMGCDVDSVGTLSAGVGMARARAFDVVFLDVKLPDGNGLSILGELTAMSAKPEVIIVTGMGDPAGAELAIKNGAWDYIEKSYSVEQISLTLKRALDYRRARSKEGGNTLWSVLSRDRIIGESPALTRVLDAVAQFAGADSNVLITGETGTGKELFAHALHQNSGRSDGPFVTVDCATLPESIAQSILFGHRKGAFTGAEKDQLGLILQANGGTLFLDEVGELPPTVQKNFLRVLQERSVRSLGDREERSVDFRLVAATNRNLDDMTVAGTFRSDLLYRLRAAHIHLPPLRERAGDIRLLTEHFLEAMCARAGAAPKTCSTDFLETLGAYEWPGNVRELIHTLEHAFTAAKLDQYLFPQHLPPGLRAKVARARIAGPAHSAAKTPEDANGGAGDVTPSQPLQEYRDAVLARAESRYLQNLMTATNGNIREVIRLSGLSQSRLYALLKKYGITTH
- a CDS encoding fumarate hydratase yields the protein MKSISAKAIHEAVRDMIMDACRLLSDDVYAAFTKAHAEEESASAKEVMAQLIENADLARNTQLALCQDTGSAVFFVDYGEDVKIEGGSLEQVLSDAMVEAYDKGYLRKSMCHPLTRKNTGDNTPPIIHAHVVPGDALRIRFMAKGGGSENMSRVAMLKPAQGWAGIRDFVVRTMAEAGPNPCPPTVVGVGIGGTFDLAPTLAKKALFRPIGVRNADPEVAAMETELLAAINDLGIGPMGLGGKTTSLDVKVEMHPCHIASLPVAVNVQCHSSRTKEVVF
- a CDS encoding Fe-S-containing hydro-lyase — protein: MATYNLTTPLGDEDVVPLRAGDVVYLTGTIYTARDAAHRKLMEALDNEERLPFELQGAIIYYVGPAPAPPGCAIGSAGPTTSGRMDSYAPRLHALGVKASIGKGKRSQEVRDALQEHKGVYFGATGGAGALLSQRITASEVIAYPELGPEAIRKLTVKDFPLLVVNDAHGAELYAKPRYEP
- a CDS encoding malic enzyme-like NAD(P)-binding protein, with the protein product MALFTKEEALNYHQFPRRGKVEVVPIKPCNNQKDLSMAYSPGVAEACKAIAADPAMAAQYTGRSNLVAVVSNGTAVLGLGNIGPLAGKPVMEGKGVLFKTFTDIDVYDINLDCNDPDKLCEIVKALEPTFGGINLEDIKAPECFHIEERLKAEMNIPVFHDDQHGTAVISGAGLINAAEILNRRLEDMKVVVVGAGAAGIACSKFYASIGIDPRNIHMFDSRGLIYKGRDGVNKYKAEFAQDKPATLQECMKGADIFLGLSKKDLVSQDMVRSMSPNPIIFAMANPDPEITYVDAKAANPNCIMGTGRTDFPNQVNNVSGFPYIFRGALDVQATEINEAMKIAAAKALAALAKEPVPTAICDMYGVKEMTFGRDYIIPKPLDPRVLEWETPAVAKAAMETGVARTPIADLEAYKISLRERVATSRARINAFVQSYE
- a CDS encoding fumarate reductase iron-sulfur subunit, giving the protein MNRKLHIKIFRYNPLDPDSRPHMQSFHINEYDSMTLFIALTQIRDEMDPSLKFDFCCRAGICGSCGMVINGRPGLACHTQTKDLPAEITLHPLPVFKLLGDLSVDTGTWFRDVGTRIEAWVHGNDAAFDPAAEEVRMENALAEEIFELDRCIECGCCIAACGTARMREDFLGAASIARIARFAMDPRDLRSDDAYYDVIGNDQGVFGCMALLGCQDVCPKHLPLQDQLGIMRRMLALHSVKGILPKAVMAALQHKGHKGCCHEKH